A portion of the Solidesulfovibrio sp. genome contains these proteins:
- a CDS encoding amidohydrolase family protein, whose product MWSSTADPAGPGRPRAVTAKTALPLADGTAALDDAAVILAGRRILDVGKRRLVLRGFTGPVDDLGEVVLVPGLVNAHSHLELAGRLGQCPPPAGFAAWAAWLAAGDRRVPPAALLDRAVAEMAGSGTGAVIDVGGRAGPAVADALLRAGLAGLVCHEAFGWRRPAKALVPAALEAAVSHAPDGAVRAAASGHALYSTSPDTLRLAREACRLRQAPFCLHLAEHAEEAELLRSGTGALAALLAGSVLPRGYAPPGCSPVAEAARQGLLGPDVLAVHAVWLDAADRRLLAETGTHVCLCPRSNARIGVGTADAEALLAAGVPLCLGTDSLASNTDLDLWNEVRALLAACADLPARAVLAALTANPARLLGRPGELGLLAPGAVGGLAVLPDDLRPRLADGS is encoded by the coding sequence TTGTGGTCTTCCACCGCTGATCCGGCCGGCCCGGGCCGGCCGCGCGCCGTCACGGCCAAAACCGCCCTGCCCCTGGCCGACGGCACGGCCGCCCTCGACGACGCGGCCGTGATCCTCGCCGGGCGGCGCATCCTGGACGTGGGCAAGCGTCGCCTGGTGCTGCGGGGTTTTACCGGCCCCGTGGACGACCTGGGCGAGGTGGTCCTCGTGCCCGGGCTCGTCAACGCCCACAGCCATCTCGAACTGGCCGGACGGCTCGGCCAGTGCCCGCCCCCGGCCGGATTCGCCGCCTGGGCCGCCTGGCTCGCGGCCGGGGACCGCCGGGTGCCGCCGGCGGCCCTGCTGGACCGGGCCGTGGCCGAGATGGCCGGCTCGGGCACGGGCGCGGTCATCGACGTGGGGGGGCGCGCCGGCCCGGCCGTGGCCGACGCCCTGCTGCGGGCCGGATTGGCCGGGCTGGTCTGCCACGAGGCCTTCGGCTGGCGCCGGCCGGCCAAGGCCCTGGTCCCGGCCGCCCTGGAGGCCGCCGTTTCCCACGCGCCGGACGGCGCCGTGCGCGCGGCGGCCAGCGGCCACGCCCTCTACTCCACCAGCCCCGACACCCTGCGCCTGGCCCGGGAGGCCTGCCGGCTGCGCCAGGCGCCCTTCTGCCTGCACCTGGCCGAGCATGCCGAGGAAGCCGAGCTGCTGCGTTCGGGCACGGGCGCGCTGGCGGCCCTGCTGGCCGGCTCGGTGCTGCCGCGCGGCTACGCCCCCCCGGGGTGTTCGCCCGTGGCCGAGGCGGCCCGCCAGGGGCTGCTCGGGCCGGACGTGCTGGCCGTGCACGCCGTGTGGCTGGACGCCGCCGATCGCCGGCTGCTGGCCGAGACGGGCACGCATGTGTGCCTGTGCCCGCGCAGCAACGCCCGCATCGGCGTGGGCACGGCCGATGCCGAAGCTCTGCTCGCGGCCGGCGTCCCCCTGTGCCTGGGCACGGACAGCCTGGCCTCCAACACCGACCTCGACCTGTGGAACGAGGTCCGGGCCCTGCTGGCCGCGTGCGCCGATCTCCCGGCCCGGGCGGTGCTGGCCGCCCTGACCGCGAACCCGGCCCGGCTGCTGGGCCGGCCCGGGGAGCTCGGCCTGCTGGCGCCGGGGGCCGTGGGCGGCCTCGCCGTCCTTCCCGACGACCTGCGGCCACGCCTGGCCGACGGTTCGTGA